Proteins co-encoded in one Candidatus Nomurabacteria bacterium genomic window:
- a CDS encoding sigma-70 family RNA polymerase sigma factor, whose product MEQLPKLPPSDEELVRKTLDDKRFFAVLVDRYEAKLRRYITRLGVRDPEDQLDVLQEIFLKTYRNLNGFDTSLQFSSWIYRIAHNEAVSWYRKKNVRPEGHLIADSEELISFLSAKEDTQEVVFDKHINAQVVNDALMKIDEKYREVIILRFFEHKEYEEISDILKIPVGSVGTLLHRGKKQLAHALNRDAVRI is encoded by the coding sequence ATGGAACAACTACCCAAGCTACCTCCAAGTGATGAGGAATTGGTCAGGAAAACTCTTGACGATAAGCGCTTTTTTGCTGTCTTGGTCGATCGATACGAAGCAAAGTTGCGTCGGTACATCACGCGACTTGGTGTCCGCGATCCCGAAGATCAGCTGGATGTCTTGCAGGAAATTTTTTTGAAGACGTATCGCAATCTCAATGGTTTTGATACGTCACTACAGTTTTCTTCATGGATTTACCGTATCGCGCACAATGAAGCTGTGAGTTGGTATCGAAAGAAAAACGTTCGTCCTGAAGGTCATTTAATTGCAGATAGTGAAGAACTGATTTCATTCTTAAGTGCAAAAGAAGATACGCAGGAGGTGGTCTTCGATAAACATATCAATGCACAAGTGGTCAATGACGCGTTGATGAAAATCGACGAAAAATATCGTGAGGTAATCATTCTCCGTTTTTTTGAACACAAAGAATACGAAGAAATATCAGATATTTTAAAAATCCCCGTTGGATCAGTGGGTACGCTGCTGCATCGGGGGAAGAAGCAGCTGGCACATGCATTAAACCGTGATGCGGTACGTATATAA
- the umuD gene encoding translesion error-prone DNA polymerase V autoproteolytic subunit — protein MKKTPTRVVAAAPALVQDEQTSPIYSAGVAAGFPAPGDDLVEEPLDLNDLLVDNPTATFFVRVSGDSMEGARIFDGDVLVVDRSIVPTSGVIVVAAVYGELVVKRLEKTASGLALVSENEAYAPILIDDVEGCFIWGVVTGLARVF, from the coding sequence ATGAAAAAAACTCCTACCCGGGTTGTGGCGGCGGCTCCCGCACTCGTCCAAGACGAGCAAACAAGCCCTATATATAGCGCTGGCGTGGCAGCCGGCTTCCCGGCCCCTGGGGATGATTTGGTGGAAGAACCACTTGACCTGAATGATTTGTTGGTTGATAACCCAACCGCTACATTTTTCGTGCGGGTGTCAGGTGATTCTATGGAAGGTGCGCGAATTTTTGATGGTGATGTTCTGGTGGTTGATCGTTCAATAGTGCCTACTTCAGGTGTTATTGTGGTAGCAGCGGTCTATGGTGAGCTAGTGGTAAAAAGACTAGAAAAGACTGCTTCTGGCCTGGCGCTCGTGTCAGAAAATGAAGCGTATGCACCAATTTTGATAGATGATGTGGAAGGTTGTTTTATTTGGGGTGTCGTAACAGGATTAGCAAGAGTATTTTAA
- a CDS encoding DUF4113 domain-containing protein yields MTKPRIGLLDCNNFFVSCERLFRPDLLGKPVLVLSSNDGCVVARSQEVKDIGVLMGVPYFQIKDIVKKHGITTFSSHFALYRDISRRVFSVMKEVCPQVEQYSIDEAFFTIDGDPTAVAKQLKERVEQVVGIPVSIGVAATKTQAKYASKLAKKGTGIQVLGAGEWEDMAARIPLQDIWGVGGKMELAFKAQGLKTVADLVSADQARIDQLFGVVGLRLQQELAGVSVHTIGSRSAVLQQSIMSSRSFKNPVSDLEIMADAVAYHTRHIAAELREMGQKARVLRVTIQPSRHGDFVLREGVREVILEAPSNDTIELVSLANTALCELFEAGVPYKKAGVTVAGLTDAQVEQGSLFAVRGRVRAGAHVLSVLDTLNAAAGKEVVLVGSRLRSDVWQARTGLRSPAYTTKWADVREVKAQ; encoded by the coding sequence ATGACCAAACCACGTATCGGGCTTCTCGATTGCAACAATTTTTTCGTGTCTTGCGAGCGACTCTTTCGGCCCGACTTACTAGGGAAGCCGGTGTTGGTGCTCTCCAGCAATGATGGGTGTGTGGTGGCGCGCTCACAAGAAGTAAAGGACATCGGTGTCCTTATGGGTGTCCCTTATTTTCAGATAAAGGACATTGTGAAAAAGCACGGTATCACAACGTTTTCTTCGCACTTTGCGCTATATCGTGATATCTCCAGACGGGTATTTTCAGTCATGAAAGAAGTGTGTCCACAGGTTGAACAATACTCGATTGATGAGGCGTTTTTTACCATTGATGGCGATCCGACGGCAGTGGCCAAACAGCTGAAGGAGCGGGTTGAACAAGTGGTAGGAATACCGGTTTCGATTGGAGTAGCAGCTACAAAGACCCAAGCAAAATACGCAAGCAAGCTGGCGAAGAAGGGAACCGGAATACAAGTGCTGGGAGCCGGCGAGTGGGAAGATATGGCAGCACGCATACCGCTGCAAGATATCTGGGGCGTGGGCGGCAAAATGGAGCTTGCCTTTAAGGCACAGGGGCTGAAAACAGTGGCAGATTTAGTGTCTGCTGATCAAGCCAGAATCGACCAGTTATTTGGGGTGGTGGGCTTACGTTTGCAACAGGAATTGGCAGGAGTTTCAGTTCATACGATCGGGTCCAGGTCAGCCGTTTTACAACAGAGCATTATGAGCTCGCGCTCGTTTAAAAATCCTGTGTCAGACTTGGAAATTATGGCTGACGCCGTGGCGTATCACACTCGTCATATTGCGGCGGAGCTACGTGAAATGGGGCAAAAAGCGCGTGTGTTACGGGTGACAATTCAGCCTAGTCGACATGGTGATTTTGTGCTTCGTGAGGGCGTGAGAGAAGTAATTTTGGAAGCTCCAAGCAATGACACGATTGAGTTGGTTTCGCTTGCAAACACGGCGCTTTGCGAGCTATTTGAGGCGGGTGTGCCGTATAAAAAGGCTGGTGTAACCGTGGCTGGTCTTACTGATGCTCAGGTGGAGCAGGGGAGTTTGTTTGCAGTACGTGGTCGTGTGCGCGCAGGAGCGCACGTGCTCTCTGTGCTCGACACTCTCAATGCCGCTGCTGGAAAAGAGGTTGTGCTGGTGGGGAGTCGACTTCGTAGTGATGTTTGGCAAGCCCGCACAGGCTTAAGGTCGCCAGCGTATACCACCAAGTGGGCAGACGTGCGTGAAGTTAAAGCGCAGTAA